Part of the Anopheles coluzzii chromosome 3, AcolN3, whole genome shotgun sequence genome is shown below.
GTTACGAGTGTCTTGGTAGAAAACCCCAATTTATCATTCTACGCATCCTAAAAGTAATGTGGAAAGGACTCAAAAGTAAATAGTATTGTGCCCACCTGCTTTTTATTATCTCTCCAaccacttcttcttcttcttctatttggcgtaacgtcctacgcggacatgccggcctatacaggttttcgagacttaattcattaccacgcagccggatagtcaatccttgctacggggggactgTCCATTCTGGggttgaacccatgacgggcatgttattgagtcgttcgagatGATGTAccactgtaccacgggaccgcccctacCAACTACTTATCTAGGTCGAATAAATCCAAAACGGTTTAAATAGTGATACAATGATGTGGATCAAGCATTTAACCTGGTGGTCAAATATTGTAAATTTGAGAAAACTTGATACAAATTACCCGTCATCTTAACGTACATTTAGTAAGGTATATTATCATGTTGTATATGTCATGTTGTACACCAATGATAAGAATACTGCATTCCTTAATCATTTGCTCAAAAATTATGCTCAATAGCTGTCTTTGAATTGCGTTaacttttaaataatttatgtttatgcAATTTACTTGTCAACGGGGAACATATATTTTGTTTGTCCTTATCGTATCCAATATCTCAttttcaatcctaaaattcGAAACAACATGTTTAGTAGTTAACTTTGGACAGTTGAGAATAATGCTCCTTTGCTGTCTTCATTTCAGAATCTATGGATAATCCATACTATATAGGGtttttgatcgtatcccatagatttttggttcgttcccataatttattggtattttccgattggatatcaatacggATATCAATGGTGATATGGGAAACGGCCAAATAATCGTGggaacacaccaaacaaatgggaacccaccaaaaattaaTGTGAATAAACTAATAAATCGTGAGCAACCCTTTAAGTTATaaaaaaattttaaattttctgcTGCTTATTAATAAATTAGGATAATAAGTTCCTTCAGTTTTACAAATTTGGTTCAAGCATCATTGATTTATAGATTTCAGTTTTACCTAAAAAAGTGCTATATAGATTTTAGTTTTACCTAATTGCTTTTTACCTAAAAAAGTTAACAATTTGGGTGACTTTACACATTTGAACTACATTTAAGTATCCACTTTCAAGTCGATATTTTGTAAGAACGAAGAAGTCGATCAGTTTTCAAACTCTGATCATGATCCCTAAACCACTTAGTGATTAAAGGACTGTTCTTTTCTTTAAACATTCCATCTAAACTATtaggaactatttcattgaaTCAAAATAATCAATCTTTGCGGAAATCAAATGCTTGTTGCGAGATTTCGTTTTGATTTCAGCCAACACTCCTCATCAGACACTCCAATTGAGCGATTTGGTCCAACACATGATCTCATAGACGCATCACAGTTCACAATCTCCGGAGCACCAAACACGGCATCCCCGGCGATCTCCCATCCACCATCAGTCCGAAAACGGAAATATCGATAGGATGTCCCTGGTGTGCCGTGCTTTCGTTCGCAAAGATTCATTCCCATTCCGTGTCCCACAAGCGGTTCCACAGATCGTGTTTGTCCGATTTTAGCAATCACACAGAAGTTTCCTTTTCCGTCCGAAAATGGCCCAAAAATACGGCGACAAATCTTGTCCGGCCCGACAAGTTggcgtgtgtttgtctgtaTTTTGTATCGAACTGCCTGTCGCGTGGGTGACGGCCTAAAAGAGTGCCTTACATTGCGATGGCGTAGGACGGAATCGGTCGCTGCCTGGGGGCTGCGAAGGGGAAGGAAGCTGCGAAGGCGGGATTGAATGGTTTGGATACGTTACTActtcttttacttcctctTTATCGCTGTCTCTCTCGCGCTTACATTTCTTGGAACCCGTTGGGAGGTGGTAATGTAGTCGATGTCGCCTTCGCACCGGTGACTCGGTGACACGGAGGTGCTGTGTAACCCGATgcaacacactcacgcacCGCACCTTGGCAGCTTTGGGTTGGTGAATCACGCCGGTTTTGTGTTTCTAAATTTggtattctctctctctgtgatgtgatgggtggaaaattcatcgaaaaagggaaattaaaaAGGGCAACATTCGGTGGATGTTTCCGCAGCATCGCGACGTGTTTTAGAACCTTACGGCCACATCCGAAACACAATATATCCCCTCTGCCTGTCCGCCGCCGACGAGAATGCACGCGCCGGGCCGGGATGTTGACGCAACGGAACTAAAAATAGAGCCATTGTTCTTGAAGTTCTTCGCGCATTCCAACGTGCTGCCGTGCTGCCGGCCACTTAAGTGAGAGTGGTCTATCGCTAAGACCGGCGATCACTTCCGTTCCGACGGGATGGGATCTTCTTTCCCGCCGTTTTGCGGGATGCCCTTTGCCGGGAACCGCAATGGGTAAGCAGATCAGATCGATTGCCCGCCGCGGGGTGCGCCGACTTTCGCAACGTACACGCAGCACGGTacgcacacacgtacgcatCGCAGCCCCGGTGGGCTTCATGTTCGGTGCGCGTCATCATACGCGTCGTGGCCGCAAACCGTCGACACACACGTAGGCGTCGCGGGAACACCGCTGCTTCACCGCGACGGCCTTTTCATAATATTTAATTCATGGAGTGAACCGGCGCCGAACTCAGTTCCATCCCGTCCGTCGGCCAGTAAACAAGTGATCTCCTCTACTGCTCCGTGTCCGCGCTCGAAACTGTCCAAGGGCTACCGTgtatgtgcgcgtgtgtgtgcgtgtgtgtatgctggCGTAAACCAGTGCTTAAAACAACATACCGAACCGGCTTCTTCTCGTGCGCGCAGGCGTAAGCGCAccaactctctttctctcgcgcaCGTTATCTCGCGCTCAGCGCAAAACAAGGTGTACAGAGAAAGGGCACGAGGTAAAAGGCATCCCCAACCCCCCGACCGACCGTGGGGAGATTCGTgtgactgtgtgcgtgtgtgtgtgagtgagcggCGGGGTTGTTTCGTTCGCTCAAAAACGCTGCCCTGCATCACGGCACTGTTCAGTTCGTTCGTGCATTCCGGTCCCAGTGCTGCTAGTAGTGTGAccctgtgctgctgctgtctctCTGTTACCCCACTTTGTGCACGGTGTGATCCGACATATCCCCTCCGCACCAACCAAGCACAACGTGATTACCTCATCGCGCATCCGCAAAGTGTGTCAACGCATGGCCGCGCGCAGATGGTTGGAAAAGTGATTCTAGCGCGCTAACTGGCCACGGTTAGTGATAACGGGTGCCATCACGCTATCAGTGCAGTGCAAAAGTGTCGTACAGTGGTGAAAGATAactgaaaaaaacacacccacgCCACAGGGTAATTGAATAATAAGTACGTTAAACGGTAGTGATATTGGTGTGCAATAAGTGATAAAAGTAGAACGCAAAGTGTATCCCGATAAACATGGGGTTGAATAACCGCGACAAGCAGGCAAAGCTGAAAACTCAGAGCCTGCTAGACTCCGAGCGAGCCGGACAGCAAACGGTGACGACGGTAACGGTGGATCATGGTACGGTCGCGATGCCACTGGAGTCGATGGCAACCGTCAGCTCATCGACGGCGAACAACAGCAGTTCGTTCCAGCAGTCGTCATCGCCGTCCTCCTCGACGACCTCGAAGGTCCAGTCCAGTGCAGTGGAAAGTACAGTGCAGCGCAAGTCCTCCGATGGGCGCGTGATCAGTGAAGTGCGTGAGCAAGGCTCCAAGAAGGATGGGCCAAAGTTCAGCACCGTCAGCAGCATGCGCAGTGAGGCTAACCGGGCCAAACAGATCGATAGCTTCATCGAGGAGATACATCACATCGCGAGTGATACGATCGGCTCGACCGCACTGATCGGTGCCCCGGCCGGTATGGAGCTGCCCGCCGGGACGGTCACACAGAAAACGGTGCTGCTCAGTGGTGGTGAAAGTGCGCGCAAGCAATCGTACGTCAGTGAGAGTGTTGGCGGTGGTCATACCACCCTCCAGTCCAGTGTGTCCGGTGATGCTAGTCAGCAGGTGATATCGACCATCGGGCCGAGCAAGATCGAGATCTCGAAAATGGCCCTTGACAGCAGTGCCGTGTCGAGCAGTAGCACCAGCAAAGTCATGCAAAGTAGCAGCAGTGCCATAACGaagcaagagcagcagcaatcatcatcattgtcatCTTCATCGCAGAGTGCGATGCATAGTGAGAAAAATGTGTCCGAATCTAGTGCAATCTCCAGTTCACACAAGTCTGAGTCGAAGCAGAGCAAAAGCTCCCACACgacctcgtcgtcgtcgtcgtcgtcgagcACCAGCAAACTGATGTCGAGTGCTCAAAGCAAGGCTCAGTCTGTGTCGGAAACATTCCAATCGTCCGCACATGGTACGAGCGACAGTGCACAGTCCGGACGACAGACGGATACGCTGTCGATGAACGGTGGTAGACAGTCGCTGTCCACAGTACAGTCATCACACCTGCCGGACCATTCCACGTACGATCAGAAATCATTCCAGCTGGTGGATGGAGATGGCAAGACCCGCCAGCAGCATGACAGCCAGAGCTACTCGATGGCACAGAGTCAAGCGCCGACCACGAAAATCGTGTACGATTCGGCGGGTAATCAGATCACGAGCACTTCCTCCTCGTACCAAGCCGCGCAGGGCTACAGTACCTCCTCGTTCCAGACGGAGTTCTCCGACGGAGTCGATTTGTCGAAGTCGGCCAAGGACAGTTCCGCTGGAACGGCCAAGCTTCGCCAGACGGCGAACAACCAGAATCAAGTGCTGTACGATACAGCGGGCAACCGGATCACGACCACCGGCTCCTCATCGTATCAAGCGGCGCAAGGTTACAGTTCCTCGTCCTTCCAGAGCTCCGAAGCGATGGACTCAAAGTCATCGAAGGACTACATGTCCTCTACCAGTACATCCACGAAGCAGAGTCACAATGTGTCCACTTCCAAGGGTATGACGTCCAGCAGCGCAAAGGACTCTATCATCGACTCAACCACACTGGACAACTACTCGGTGCAGTTGCACGATTCGTCCACCGGTCAGCAACACTCCAACAATATGCTCATGAAAACGGAGTCGGCCCACACCGTGGCCAGCCTTTCGTCGGCACACGACGCACTGGCCAGTACGATCCAGAGCACGCAGCTCATTACGGAATCGGCGAGCGAGGCGCAGCAGCGCCAGCAACACTCCGAGTCGACCAAAACGTACGAAACGTCCTCGCACTATGCGCAGATGGACGAGGAAAGCCGTTCCCGGCGCAAGACGTCCGAGTATCGCGAGCAGCGCGAATCGAATGCCGCCATCCTGAAGCGCAAGATCTACGACGAGCACGGGCGGCGGCTGAACTTGATCGATGAGAAAATTGTGCCGAAAGACATCGTGACGGCGGACCTGCAGGACGACGTGACGAACGTGACCAAAACGTCGTTCGAGGCGAAACTGTTCAACCCGAAGCTGAAGCGATGGGAGCTGGTCGACCAGAAGACGATACTGGAGAAGGACATTACCACCGACATACCGGTGGAGATCGTCCAGGAGCTGGAGGTGGAGCGTCCCGAGCTGGCCAACATCACCACGACGATTCAGATGACGAAGGTTAGTGTTGCTACGCATTGCGGTTGGGTTCTGAAGGTGCTTTTGAACATCACAACTAACATTAATCCCTTAATGTGCTTGTATGTGTAGGTATACGATGCCAAGACCAAGCAGTGGAAAACGATCGATCAGAAGAAGCACATCGATGTGCTGGAAAAGATCACCTTCCTGGAGGAAAGCTCCGGACGCTCGGAGCTGGACGAGTCGGAGCGAACGAAAAACATGAAATCCATGGACATGGTGGTAGGTCTCGATGAAACAAGACACATCTAGATCATTTTAAAAGCTGCATTTTGTACTCGCATTTGTTCTTTCACAGGACCGTGTGACAATCAAGGAGGTGAGCGATCTAAGCGATCAGAAACGAAACCAGATCAACAAAACGTCCAAACGCACAGACCAACAAACCATCCAGGAGCAGTGCATCTGCGAAATCTGTACCTGCGGGTAAGTGTAACAATGAGTGGGGCGACCTCCCTGATGCCCACGTTTTTCTGTCCTCTTATTGGTCTCACGTCTGGCATTCAAACACCCACCAGCGGCATGGGGTACGTTGCATGTCCTTCAAAAGCGTTCAACGCGATCGGAAGAGGAAACTGCAGCGCACAGACGGCGATGCTCGTCCCCCTACTTGGTCGGAATTAATAGCTCCCACTGGTTCACTTCTCCCAATTCCTCCATGTCTCAttcattcccccccccccctcccctgaCCACTTGCCCCCAATCAATGCCGACGACCGTGTGTAAACCTTAAATGGTCAATTGGCAAGATCGCCGTGCTGAGCGTGTTTGCGGTTCGTTTGGTCGCCGTCGTTTCAATTTATGCTCATTTACAATCAACCTACGCGCCTTGCCCGCGATGACATCATCGCGGGTGCTTTGCCACGATTGAGCCCGAGATGCGAGATAGtggtgttgctggtggtggtagttgtgcgATCATCATCGGCAGCGCCCGCTGTCAGCAATGTTGggtgttatttatttagtttgttttggtttgcctCTTGCCACGGATGCTTTCAGCTGTGAGCTCTTTTGATTCTTCTCTTCACACTTCTTCATTGTGTGGCGATTCCCTTTATGTACAGGGTTTCTTATGTATTTTTGACTTTTTGTGATTACAACAAAGCGATGAAATAGGGGtagttgtattttttatttttctaagtaaaatacaaaaacaagaaacatgatgtataaaaaataatttatttcgtCGAGTATTTTTAAACTCATATTTTTATGTATTGGACCAATTTTTCTTGGTCAAAGGCTTTTTTAACGACACCACAATTCTCATGTGCCTCTCAAATATAATCAAAAAGCTTTTATCAAGAGAAACTAGTTCACTTAACCCATACCGGTCATGGAATTGATCCCAATCTCATAAAGGTTTTAGTATTGGTTCCGGAACCATATTTGTCTTGAAACTGTTTTTAAACGTATAACATTCCTGTCCTTGAACTAATCTTATAAAATATTACCCCTGAAACTGATCATGAATCTAAACCTATCCTGAATTTAACTAAGCACTCCCACTGTCTCTAGAGTTGATCCTAACACCATGTCGTTTCCCAAATTAATCTCCAACTAAATCGAATCAATACCGATCCTGGTATGATTCCGGGCACCATTTACACTTCAATGGTTTGATggcggggggggaggggtgctCAGAATCCCTGTACTGGGTCCATATACTTTATGAGTCCCTTCATCCATGGGGCCCCTATATAGCACAGAAGCTCCTGCTGAGAGTACTGTACACATTGTTCTATATGCTGGAATTACCATACACTGGGCCCCTACATTGACGGGGtcccccgcggccgctcagtccgcgcaccgttaaatccgccactgggtTTAGGTACTTAGgcgaaagcggggcaaaatgggcatgtggggcaaaatgggcaccctctatttaagcattttttgactacaaagatactttgcaatgctcaaaatgtattcattagagtgttctattaacaccatgtaagtttcataacccttacataacaaataacgaagaaaaatgcaaaataaggtttagtagcatattgatgtaatttttgccacttcgaaaataagcttaaaccagtgtcacagggatgcgttgaagttttacacGATATGTTTTTagagatatgatatttctatacaatttgtctgaagaaagcaaggcgattgaatgcgtatttttactaatataacaaaaattacaaaaatgcttcacgtggggcaaaatggacagttacacttggggcaaaatgggcagatgcttttgacacAGCTTCTAAAGATTCGaatttgtagatttaaacgtgtaaaaactgttgtaattttgataacatatttttgtaagaattttaagggcttttctgaccagcaaaacaaaagatagaacgaaaatacatttcacgaaacgtgcgcaaaagcatagaccattacctaagcgcagttgttgtggcccattttgccccagtgtGTTGACGTTTCACACTTTGTTTACatgtgcccattttgccccagggctatgcccattttactaTTTTGTCAAAAAAGCTTCTCGAAAAACATCAACTtgtattttacattattttaatgtttttaagttgttttcattctacgtggcaattttaatccatagataaatggtggagacatacaataatgaaagagaTCATTTAGCCCCGCTTTCTCCTACGTGAGTAACTGATTCCGCTACCATATTTGTCAATGAAACATTTCCGGCATCTGTTTTAAATATTCAGCGCAGTTTTCCGATTAATTAGCCAGCACATAACttactattttttaaaaattataaattaattgTGTATATCCTTTTATGAACTTCACATTTCAGACGGCATAACTGCTACAACTGTGGAGGAGGTACTGCAACGACACAAACTAAATCCTCAAAATATACTGCCACGAGCAATTCGGAAAATGTTTACCATCAAGGTAAATTTAATCCAGATATAAACTGTATGTGCactataattatttttattattttcttcttttagaAAATTTCACATCAGAGCTCAGTGCGCAAGCAACGTCGGGAAGACGAGGAACATGGACAATAGAAGATGCAGAAGATCATCTGAATCGAAGGGAATCGTACACGATTGAACATAGCAGCACCGCAAACGAAACATCGGAACGCAGACTCACGTGGACGAAGGATGATTTGGAAAAGGTTGATGTCACGAAGCTTAAAGCTGACTACATGCGACCAAAACCAATCAAGCATGAAGATAATCTCAAGCCCGAAGGAGCATTTACGGTGCCGGAACGAGCAGGATACACCCCAGGGGAGCGTGTCAAGCCGATAAAACCCGATGACAACCTTCGTCCAGAGGGCGAGTTCTCTACTCCAGAGAAGCTTCAGTACAGACCGGCCGAGCGTCCAAAGCAGGTTCGACCTGAGGATAACCTCAGACCGGAAGGAGACTTCGAGAAACCTGAGAAGCCTCAATACAGACCGGCCGAGCGTCCGAAACAGATCAAACCTGAGGATAACCTGCGTACTGAGGGAGAGTTCCAGGCTCCTGAGCGTCCAGAGTATCGTCCTGGAGAGCGACCGAAGCCTGTGCGTCACGATGATAATCTTCGTCCCGAGGGAGACTTCGAGCGTCCCGAGAAATCACCATTCCGACCAGCCGAGCGACCGAAGCAGGTTCGTCCTGAGGACAATCTTCGTCCAGAGGGCGATTTCTCTACTCCAGAGAAGCTTCAGTACAGACCGGCCGAGCGTCCAAAGCAGGTTCGACCTGAGGATAACCTCAGACCGGAAGGAGAGTTCGAGAAACCTGAGAAGCCTCAATACAGACCGGCCGAGCGTCCGAAACAGATCAAACCTGAGGATAACCTGCGTACTGAGGGAGAGTTCCAGGCTCCTGAGCGTCCAGAGTATCGTCCTGGAGAAAGACCGAAGCCTGTGCGTCACGATGATAATCTTCGTCCCGAGGGAGACTTCGAGCGTCCCGAGAAATCACCATTCCGACCAGCCGAGCGACCGAAGCAGGTTCGTCCTGAGGACAATCTTCGTCCAGAGGGCGATTTCTCTACTCCAGAGAAGCCTCAGTACAGACCGGCCGAGCGACCGAAGCAGATTCGACCTGAGGATAACCTCAGACCGGAAGGAGAGTTCGAGAAGCCTGAGAAGCCTCAGTACAGACCGGCCGAGCGTCCGAAGCAGATCAAACCTGAAGATAACCTGCGTACTGAGGGAGAGTTCCAGGCTCCTGAGCGTCCAGAGTATCGTCCTGGAGAGCGTCCGAAGCCTGTGCGTCACGATGATAATCTTCGTCCCGAGGGAGACTTCGAGCGTCCCGAGAAATCTCCATTCCGACCAGCCGAGCGACCGAAGCAGGTTCGTCCTGAGGACAATCTTCGTCCAGAGGGCGAGTTCTCTACTCCAGAGAAGCCTCAGTATAGACCGGCCGAGCGTCCGAAGCAGGTTCGACCTGAGGATAACCTCAGACCGGAAGGAGAGTTCGAGAAGCCTGAGAAGCCTCAGTACAGACCGGCCGAGCGTCCGAAGCAGATTAAACCTGAGGATAACCTGCGCACTGAGGGAGAGTTCCAGGCTCCTGAGCGTCCAGAGTATCGTCCTGGAGAGCGACCGAAGCCTGTGCGTCACGATGATAATCTTCGTCCCGAGGGAGACTTCGAGCGTCCCGAGAAATCACCATTCCGACCAGCCGAGCGACCGAAGCAGGTTCGTCCTGAGGACAATCTTCGTCCAGAAGGCGATTTCTCTACTCCAGAGAAGCCTCAGTACAGACCGGCCGAGCGTCCAAAACAGGTTCGTCCTCAAGATAACCTCAAGCCCGAAGGTGATTTCGAACGACCTCAGCCTACGATTGTAGGAAAGGCCGAGAGAGCTCAGATTGTTCGTCACGAGGACAATCTGTATATGGAAGGCAACTTCGAACGTACTGAGAAAACGGTTTACATATCTGGCGAGCGACCGAAGCCCATAAGACCTGATGATAATCTTCGTCCTGAGGGAGACTTCGAGCGCCCCGAGAAATCACCATTCCGACCAGCCGAGCGACCGAAGCAGGTTCGTCCTGAGGACAATCTTCGTCCAGAGGGCGAGTTCTCTACTCCAGAGAAGCCTCAGTACAGACCGGCCGAGCGTCCGAAGCAGATTCGACCTGAGGATAACCTCAGACCGGAAGGAGAGTTCGAGAAGCCTGAGAAGCCTCAGTACAGACCGGCCGAGCGTCCGAAGCAGATCAAACCTGAAGATAACCTGCATACTGAAGGAGAGTTCCAGACTCCTGAGCGTCCAGAGTATCGTCCTGGAGAGCGACCGAAGCCCATAAGACCTGATGATAATCTTCGTCCTGAAGGAGACTTCGAGCGTCCCGAGAAATCTCCATTCCGACCAGCCGAGCGACCGAAGCAGGTTCGTCCTGAAGACAACCTTCGTCCCGAGGGCGAGTTCTCTACTCCAGAGAAGCCTCAGTACAAATCGGCCGAGCGACCGAAGCAGGTTCGTCCTCAAGATAACCTCAGACCGGAAGGAGAGTTCGAGAAGCCTGAGAAGCCTCAGTACAGACCGGCCGAGCGTCCGAAGCAGATCAAACCTGAGGATAATCTGCGCACTGAGGGTGAGTTCCAGACTCCTGAGCGTCCAGAGTATCGTCCTGGAGAGCGACCGAAGCCTGTGCGTCACGATGATAATCTTCGTCCCGAGGGAGACTTCGAGCGTCCCGAAAAATCTCCATTCCGACCAGCCGAGCGACCGAAGCAGGTTCGTCCTGAAGACAATCTTCGTCCAGAGGGCGAGTTCTCTACTCCAGAGAAGCCTCAGTATAGACCGGCCGAGCGTCCGAAGCAGGTTCGTCCTCAAGATAACCTCAAGCCCGAAGGTGATTTCGAACGACCTCAGCCTACGATTGTAGGAAAGGCCGAGAGAGCTCAGATTGTTCGTCACGAGGGCAATCTGTATATGGAAGGCAACTTCGAACGTACTGAGAAAACGGTTTACATATCTGGCGAGCGACCGAAGCCCATAAGACCTGATGATAATCTTCGTCCCGAGGGAGACTTCGAGCGTCCCGAGAAATCTCCATTCCGACCAGCCGAGCGACCGAAGCAGGTTCGTCCTGAGGACAATCTTCGTCCAGAGGGCGAGTTCTCTACTCCAGAGAAGCCTCAGTACAGACCGGCCGAGCGACCGAAGCAGGTTCGACCTGAGGATAACCTCAGACCGGAAGGAGAGTTCGAGAAGCCTGAGAAGCCTCAGTACAGACCGGCCGAGCGTCCGAAGCAGATCAAACCTGAAGATAACCTGCGTACTGAAGGAGAGTTCCAGGCTCCTGAGCGTCCAGAGTATCGTCCTGGGGAACGACCGAAGCCTGTGCGTCACGATGATAATCTTCGTCCCGAGGGAGACTTCGAGCGTCCCGAGAAATCTCCATTCCGACCAGCCGAGCGACCGAAGCAGGTTCGTCCTGAGGACAATCTTCGTCCAGAGGGCGATTTCTCTACTCCAGAGAAGCCTCAGTATAGACCGGCCGAGCGACCGAAGCAGGTTCGTCCTCAAGATAACCTCAAGCCCGAAGGTGATTTCGAACGACCTCAGCCTACGATTGTAGGAAAGGCCGAGAGAGCTCAGATAGTTCGTCACGAGGACAATCTGTACATGGAAGGCAACTTCGAACGTACTGAGAAAACGGTTTACATATCTGGCGAGCGACCGAAGCCCATAAGACCTGATGATAATCTTCGTCCCGAGGGAGACTTCGAGCGTCCCGAGAAATCACCATTCCGACCAGCCGAGCGACCGAAGCAGGTTCGTCCTGAGGACAATCTTCGTCCAGAGGGCGATTTCTCTACTCCAGAGAAGCCTCAGTATAGACCGGCCGAGCGTCCGAAGCAGGTTCGTCCTCAAGATAACCTCAAGCCCGAAGGTGATTTCGAACGACCTCAGCCTACGATTGTAGGAAAGGCCGAGAGAGCTCAGATAGTTCGTCACGAGGACAATCTGTACATGGAAGGCAACTTCGAACGTACTGAGAAAACGGTTTACATATCTGGCGAGCGACCGAAGCCCATAAGACCTGATGATAATCTTCGTCCCGAGGGAGACTTCGAGCGTCCCGAGAAATCACCATTCCGACCAGCCGAGCGACCGAAGCAGGTTCGTCCTGAAGACAATCTTCGTCCAGAGGGCGAGTTCTCTACTCCAGAG
Proteins encoded:
- the LOC120958519 gene encoding uncharacterized protein LOC120958519 isoform X15, encoding MGLNNRDKQAKLKTQSLLDSERAGQQTVTTVTVDHGTVAMPLESMATVSSSTANNSSSFQQSSSPSSSTTSKVQSSAVESTVQRKSSDGRVISEVREQGSKKDGPKFSTVSSMRSEANRAKQIDSFIEEIHHIASDTIGSTALIGAPAGMELPAGTVTQKTVLLSGGESARKQSYVSESVGGGHTTLQSSVSGDASQQVISTIGPSKIEISKMALDSSAVSSSSTSKVMQSSSSAITKQEQQQSSSLSSSSQSAMHSEKNVSESSAISSSHKSESKQSKSSHTTSSSSSSSSTSKLMSSAQSKAQSVSETFQSSAHGTSDSAQSGRQTDTLSMNGGRQSLSTVQSSHLPDHSTYDQKSFQLVDGDGKTRQQHDSQSYSMAQSQAPTTKIVYDSAGNQITSTSSSYQAAQGYSTSSFQTEFSDGVDLSKSAKDSSAGTAKLRQTANNQNQVLYDTAGNRITTTGSSSYQAAQGYSSSSFQSSEAMDSKSSKDYMSSTSTSTKQSHNVSTSKGMTSSSAKDSIIDSTTLDNYSVQLHDSSTGQQHSNNMLMKTESAHTVASLSSAHDALASTIQSTQLITESASEAQQRQQHSESTKTYETSSHYAQMDEESRSRRKTSEYREQRESNAAILKRKIYDEHGRRLNLIDEKIVPKDIVTADLQDDVTNVTKTSFEAKLFNPKLKRWELVDQKTILEKDITTDIPVEIVQELEVERPELANITTTIQMTKVYDAKTKQWKTIDQKKHIDVLEKITFLEESSGRSELDESERTKNMKSMDMVDRVTIKEVSDLSDQKRNQINKTSKRTDQQTIQEQCICEICTCGRHNCYNCGGGTATTQTKSSKYTATSNSENVYHQENFTSELSAQATSGRRGTWTIEDAEDHLNRRESYTIEHSSTANETSERRLTWTKDDLEKVDVTKLKADYMRPKPIKHEDNLKPEGAFTVPERAGYTPGERVKPIKPDDNLRPEGEFSTPEKLQYRPAERPKQVRPEDNLRPEGDFEKPEKPQYRPAERPKQIKPEDNLRTEGEFQAPERPEYRPGERPKPVRHDDNLRPEGDFERPEKSPFRPAERPKQVRPEDNLRPEGEFSTPEKPQYRPAERPKQVRPEDNLRPEGEFEKPEKPQYRPAERPKQIKPEDNLRTEGEFQAPERPEYRPGERPKPVRHDDNLRPEGDFERPEKSPFRPAERPKQVRPEDNLRPEGEFSTPEKPQYRPAERPKQIRPEDNLRPEGEFEKPEKPQYRPAERPKQIKPEDNLHTEGEFQTPERPEYRPGERPKPIRPDDNLRPEGDFERPEKSPFRPAERPKQVRPEDNLRPEGEFSTPEKPQYRPAERPKQVRPQDNLKPEGDFERPQPTIVGKAERAQIVRHEGNLYMEGNFERTEKTVYISGERPKPIRPDDNLRPEGDFERPEKSPFRPAERPKQVRPEDNLRPEGEFSTPEKPQYRPAERPKQVRPEDNLRPEGEFEKPEKPQYRPAERPKQIKPEDNLRTEGEFQAPERPEYRPGERPKPVRHDDNLRPEGDFERPEKSPFRPAERPKQVRPEDNLRPEGDFSTPEKPQYRPAERPKQVRPQDNLKPEGDFERPQPTIVGKAERAQIVRHEDNLYMEGNFERTEKTVYISGERPKPIRPDDNLRPEGDFERPEKSPFRPAERPKQVRPEDNLRPEGDFSTPEKPQYRPAERPKQVRPQDNLKPEGDFERPQPTIVGKAERAQIVRHEDNLYMEGNFERTEKTVYISGERPKPIRPDDNLRPEGDFERPEKSPFRPAERPKQVRPEDNLRPEGEFSTPEKPQYRTAERPKQVRPEDNLRPEGDFEKPEKPQFRPAERPKQIKPEDNLRTEGEFQAPERPEYRPGERPKPVRHDDNLRPEGDFERPEKSPFRPAERPKQVRPEDNLKPEGSFEKPEKPQYRPAERPKQVKPLDNLRPEGDFERPKPTPVGKPDRAQIVKHEDNLRVEGNFERVEKTVFVAGERPKPIKPDDNLRPEGDFMTPEKQQFRPAERPKQIKPQDNLRPEGDFERPQKSPIGPGERPKPIRHDDNLRPEGSFERPEKATFKPAERPKQIRPEDNLRTEGEFEKPEKPQFRPAERPKQVKPQDNLQIEGDYNTFKEYTEQKQRKEAILKEVHEPGIADGAVLVTTQTVTTILKGEKKQPTGRQVTSNEVHDHATRSESESFTHSHSQHQQQHHTSEQVSSSTAINRAQRIEASTNERDQTTSQRSATKHSQSIHDVSGRNVAESITNHSQHHVVNGKTVVGGMTEHQSHSSHSLKSSSSSSKVHQTSSSTMQQHSSAIKSSSSSSSSSNTHQHQDSLHQLQHGETRHTRTNGTIVTGDDGGPLPGGVQHHTREQMTGSQVSSSSSKVVIDGKVVTDKSASSKLASEKLAIDGVVVTDKSFVERQKTGFDGMESISNVQTTGQNVHGATSSNLQDTTSTSTGSHSSTKTQSQTRSTNNIIHAESSTNGHPVGRRNGSLTTSSQAGSGQMAETQVKKLIGGKWVTKTIKTESKSFAQDHHQHEAVHGDSKMVHSDHVARQQHQTQSAGTEMHSHSISTSSSSVSKSQSSSTIVSDKTVQRGVRETTVSAGSPSGRPAAGARGGSSIVLGESTIDSSSSKRQQTSTTTKLIGGKLVHVTNASDSNNNSSAGKASAQNASNAHHSSLQEQLSSQTASSTSTASNVMKSSRTSESSTTRNTSTIGQQSSTSQQQQQQYNRKNTFASSENVNNSILCRPAQTSTATTTQHAANGVAGGMSVSGSIQRKSISNLNDSAMYSTTNRTSYSSLHRRGKESAESRMQDYVKTLETGTITNRTVRGQPCPPPTLASTGLSNSSSTATASSSTSMSAANQKSLRDYHSAMNVTRSSSTKANASSISFGDDKFHGTSSYKVQYIQQHEGRCPAAAHDNMKLSKVTKQHTYYVRDKK